The sequence below is a genomic window from Streptosporangium lutulentum.
CGCCGGGTCAAGGCAGCCGCGGCGGTGAAGGCCAGGGCCGCGCATCCGCACTGGGCGAGGGCGGTGGAGGTGGGCATCGACGGCAGGTCCCCGAGGTCGCCCAGGGCCGCCGCGGGCAGGAACAACAGCAGCGCCGCCCGCCGGCCCACGGCGGAGCGGCACGCGCACCCGGCCGCCAGCGCGACCACGATCAGCCACGGCATCGGCTTCCAGCCCGTGCTGACGTGGTCGGCGATCGCCTCCACCCATCGCGCTTGCATGATGGCCTTGCTGGCGGTGAGCCCCACCAGGGCGAGCGGCCCCCACAGCAGGAAAGCCCGCCGGGGAATGACCGTTATAGCGCGATACGCCGCGGGCGCGAAGGCGATGGCGACGGCCGCGAGTTGGGCCAGCAGGACCGGACCGTAGTTGGCTAACAACAGCGTGTCCAGATCCAGGAGGTAGGGGTGGTTGGCCTGGTACAGCACGTACGCGACCATGCCCAGTACGGCGATCCATCGTCGGCCGAGCAGCACGGCCAGCGCGGGCAGGGCTGCGACCAGGGCCGGCTCGGTCAGGAAACGGATCGAGCTCGGTTGCTCCAGGAAGGCCGCACCGTAACGCAGGGATTCGGCGAACCGCAGCGACACGGTCGCCACCTCGGCGACCAGCACCAGGAACGGCCACAGCGCCACGGCGACGGCCAACCCGTCGCGCCAGGCGCCCGCCGAGACCGCGCCGAAGGCCCGCCGGGCGTGCACCCGTGCCGCACCCCGCAGCAGGTCGGCCACGTCAGCCAGGTCCGGGCGGGTCTGTCCGGGCCGTGCCCCCGCCTGCAGCACTCCCATCATCTCCGCTTCGTGCCGCGCCCGGTGGTCGCGGGGATAGCAGGCCAGCAGCCGCCGGTAGCGGGCTTCGAGCGGGCTCATGCCGTTCCTCCCAAGCCGATCGCGCGCAGGCGTGCGGTGGCCGCCTTGGCGTGCCTGCGCATCCGCTCGGCCTCCGCCGCCAGTCTCGCCGCACCGTCGCCGGTCAGCCGGTAGTAGCGGCGCACCCGGCCGTCGACGATCTCCTCTCGGTCCTCGGTGATCAGGCCCTCTTCCTGGAGTCGGTCGAAAGCGGCGTACAAGGTGCCGGCGCGCAGGCGAACCTGGCCGTCCGAGATGCGCTCCACGTCGGTGATGACGCCGTATCCGTGTTGCGGACCGGCAGCTAGCGCGGTCAGGATCAGGAAAGTCGGCTCCTGCATCTGTCTCATGTGATCAATATATACCGATCACCTACTTATGGGCGCGCGGCAGTCACAACCGTTGAGGCGTCAAGTTGGATCGCATGACGACGCCTCTGAGGGGCATGGACTGCTGCCCGTACTCGCGCTGGCGGTGGCGGTGGCGGTGAGCGGGTGCGGCGGCGCGCCGCCGCACCCGCTCGTCTCGCTATGCTTTCTTACCGCCAGTAGTTGATCACTGTGTTGCGACGACCCCTAGACGAGTAAGTCCGATGTCTGGGGCCGGTGACCGGGCATGAAGAGAGGGCGTTCAAGATCATGTTGTGACGCAAGACCTGAACACCCTCTTGACCGCACTATATGTGAAGATCGACGACAAGATCGGAGGAAGCCGATCGATGGGCAGGCCGCCGCTGCTCAGCGACTCCGAGCTCGTCTGCCTAGCGGTGGCCCAGGCGCTGCTCGGTCACCACTCCGAGGCCCGCTGGCTGCGCTTCGCCCGCACGCACCTGTCCGGCATGTTCCCGTACCTGCCGCAGCAGTCGGGCTACAACAAACGCCTGCGCGCGGCATTGCCCCTGGTCAAGCAGATGATCCGGGAGCTGGCCACCGACAGCGACTTTTGGTTCGACAACCACTGGATCGTTGACTCCACACCGGTGCCGTGCGGGATGTCGCGCCCAACCGTGCAGCGCTCGAACCTGGCCGGCTGGGCCGGCTATGGCTACTGCGCCTCACACTCCCGGTTCTTCTGGGGCCTGCGGCTGTATCTGGTGTGCACCCCGACCGGCATGCCGATCTTATGGGCGCTGGCCAACCCGAAGATCGGCGAGCGGGAGGTGCTGGCCGCGATGCTCGAGGTCGATGCCGGCCTGATCGCCGAACGCGAGGGCATTCTGCTCATCTGCGACAAGGGTTTCGCCTCCAAGCCTTTTGAGAAGGAACTCGCCGCCCACGGCATCGACCTGCTGCGTCCCTCCCGCAAGCGGGAGAAACAGCGGCACGGCGAGCCAATGCTCAAGAAGGTCCGCCAGCTCATCGAGTCGGTCAACGACACTCTCAAAGGCCAACTCGACCTGGAACAACACGGCGGACGGACCTTCGAGGGCGTCGCCGTCCGCGTCGCCCAGCGCATCCTGGCGATGGCCGCGGCAATCTGGCACAACAACAAGACCGGAGCCCCGGTCACCCGCTCGCTGATCGCCTACGACCACTGATCACATCGGACTTACTCGTCTAGAAGCGGGGCGGAATCAAGGACACCGAAAGCGCCTCGATCCGCGACGCTGTTGTTGTGACCGCTTCCGTCCACTGACGGTCCCACGGCGCCCGTGTCGCCGTCCAGTTCGGAGTTTCGGCAGTGCTTTTTGATGTCACCCGCAGCGAACTCGTCGACGTCTTCGGCGAGGACCGTCTCACGACCCTGCCCTCCATCGCCTTTCCGCCCGCCGCCGCGGACACCGAGGGCGCCAGCCTCCTGCAGACCGTCGGCGTCCCCACCGGGACGCTCCGGCTGCGTGAGCCCGTCGAGGACTCCGGCCGCCTGCCCCTCGTCCAGGACGTCATTGACGTCGAGGACTTCGAGGACGCCTCGGAGGGCGCGGGCGAATGGCCCGTCATCGGCTGGTTGCTCAACGCCCACCTCGCCCTCGACCCCGCTTCCGGAAAGGTGCACGCCTTGGACGCCGACGAGGAGATCGTGCGGGAACTCCATACGGACGTCTCCTCCCTCGTCCAGGTCGCCCTCCGGTTCCAGCGACTGCTGGAAGGGTTCACCTTCGGCGGCGGCGAGGAAGCCGACTTCGAGCGTCTGGAACGCGAGGTCGCGCTTATCCGTCAGGAGACGAGCGGCATTGACCCGCTTCCCTTCCAGGACGACGAGACCGTCTGGTCGGTGGTCGGCGAGGAGATCGCCGCGGGCCGACGCTTCAAGGGCGACAGTCCGGGAGCCCGCTCGCTCTACGGGTGATCGCCGGCCGATGTCGCCCACGCACCGCGCGGTCTGCGCGGTGCGTGGGCGCTTTCCTGCGGACGGGTCTCCTCGTCGATCTGCCCGACCACTGATCAGTGCCGTGGTGACCGGAACAAGAGCTTCGTGTCACCGCATGGCCACATGTCGGCCGGTTCCACACGCAGCGAACGACATGGGGCGGCGCGACGGTCGGCGACGCGCAGCACCGGCGCGAGATCCTCCCAGGTGACCCCGGCCCGGCGGGCCGCGTCGATCAGGTCGGGCTCAGCGTCGGCCAGCCAGTCCCGCAGCGTTGCCAGCAACGTGAGCCCGGCCGGCGCCTCGTCGCCGGTCAGGGTATGGGAGTCCGGGCGCGGCTCGGTGAATTGCAGCAGTGAGGCCAGTTGGTCGACGTAGATGGGTTCGCTGCCGGGCGGCTGCCAACGATACTCGCCTGCGGGGTCGTCGTTGAGGAACCGCCGGGCGTCGTCGGGGTCGGCGAGGTCGTATGCAGACTTCACGGCACCATCTTCCAGATGTCGTCAAAGTGATGACAGATTCGTCGTCACAACGATGACACGTCATCCTCTCTTACCGCTCCTACTTGTCACTTGGCCGTAGCGTCGGGGGCACCGGGCCTAGACGAGTAAGTCCGATGTGATCAGTGGTCGTAGGCGATCAGCGAGCGGGTGACCGGGGCTCCGGTCTTGTTGTTGTGCCAGATTGCCGCGGCCATCGCCAGGATGCGCTGGGCGACGCGGACGGCGACGCCCTCGAAGGTCCGTCCGCCGTGTTGTTCCAGGTCGAGTTGGCCTTTGAGAGTGTCGTTGACCGACTCGATGAGCTGGCGGACCTTCTTGAGCATTGGCTCGCCGTGCCGCTGTTTCTCCCGCTTGCGGGAGGGACGCAGCAGGTCGATGCCGTGGGCGGCGAGTTCCTTCTCAAAAGGCTTGGAGGCGAAACCCTTGTCGCAGATGAGCAGAATGCCCTCGCGTTCGGCGATCAGGCCGGCATCGACCTCGAGCATCGCGGCCAGCACCTCCCGCTCGCCGATCTTCGGGTTGGCCAGCGCCCATAAGATCGGCATGCCGGTCGGGGTGCACACCAGATACAGCCGCAGGCCCCAGAAGAACCGGGAGTGTGAGGCGCAGTAGCCATAGCCGGCCCAGCCGGCCAGGTTCGAGCGCTGCACGGTTGGGCGCGACATCCCGCACGGCACCGGTGTGGAGTCAACGATCCAGTGGTTGTCGAACCAAAAGTCGCTGTCGGTGGCCAGCTCCCGGATCATCTGCTTGACCAGGGGCAATGCCGCGCGCAGGCGTTTGTTGTAGCCCGACTGCTGCGGCAGGTACGGGAACATGCCGGACAGGTGCGTGCGGGCGAAGCGCAGCCAGCGGGCCTCGGAGTGGTGACCGAGCAGCGCCTGGGCCACCGCCAGGCAGACGAGCTCGGAGTCGCTGAGCAGCGGCGGCCTGCCCATCGATCGGCTTCCTCCGATCTTGTCGTCGATCTTCACATATAGTGCGGTCAAGAGGGTGTTCAGGTCTTGCGTCACAACATGATCTTGAACGCCCTCTCTTCATGCCCGGTCACCGGCCCCAGACATCGGACTTACTCGTCTAGAAACCCCAGAGTTCCTGCGAACCCAAGGGCCGACGTTGAACTGTTGGGGTGGTCTGGGAAGTTATGCATCCTTGGGTTCGTCGGAACCCAGGGATTCCTACGGCCGGCCGGTCCCGGAGCGGCACCGGGCAGTGCCCAGGGCAGGCGACGGAGGTCGCCCCGGTCTCGCGAGCGGCTGAACTGGTGTGCGGAACCGCTCCCCGCGTGAGTAGGCATTCTCTGTCAGGACAACACTCGGCACCGGATCGTGCCGTCCTCGACCAGGGCCGGCACGCGACTCCTCG
It includes:
- a CDS encoding PadR family transcriptional regulator; the encoded protein is MRQMQEPTFLILTALAAGPQHGYGVITDVERISDGQVRLRAGTLYAAFDRLQEEGLITEDREEIVDGRVRRYYRLTGDGAARLAAEAERMRRHAKAATARLRAIGLGGTA
- a CDS encoding IS982 family transposase, which encodes MTQDLNTLLTALYVKIDDKIGGSRSMGRPPLLSDSELVCLAVAQALLGHHSEARWLRFARTHLSGMFPYLPQQSGYNKRLRAALPLVKQMIRELATDSDFWFDNHWIVDSTPVPCGMSRPTVQRSNLAGWAGYGYCASHSRFFWGLRLYLVCTPTGMPILWALANPKIGEREVLAAMLEVDAGLIAEREGILLICDKGFASKPFEKELAAHGIDLLRPSRKREKQRHGEPMLKKVRQLIESVNDTLKGQLDLEQHGGRTFEGVAVRVAQRILAMAAAIWHNNKTGAPVTRSLIAYDH
- a CDS encoding SUKH-4 family immunity protein; this translates as MLFDVTRSELVDVFGEDRLTTLPSIAFPPAAADTEGASLLQTVGVPTGTLRLREPVEDSGRLPLVQDVIDVEDFEDASEGAGEWPVIGWLLNAHLALDPASGKVHALDADEEIVRELHTDVSSLVQVALRFQRLLEGFTFGGGEEADFERLEREVALIRQETSGIDPLPFQDDETVWSVVGEEIAAGRRFKGDSPGARSLYG
- a CDS encoding IS982 family transposase, which encodes MTQDLNTLLTALYVKIDDKIGGSRSMGRPPLLSDSELVCLAVAQALLGHHSEARWLRFARTHLSGMFPYLPQQSGYNKRLRAALPLVKQMIRELATDSDFWFDNHWIVDSTPVPCGMSRPTVQRSNLAGWAGYGYCASHSRFFWGLRLYLVCTPTGMPILWALANPKIGEREVLAAMLEVDAGLIAEREGILLICDKGFASKPFEKELAAHGIDLLRPSRKREKQRHGEPMLKKVRQLIESVNDTLKGQLDLEQHGGRTFEGVAVRVAQRILAMAAAIWHNNKTGAPVTRSLIAYDH